The following coding sequences lie in one Spinacia oleracea cultivar Varoflay chromosome 1, BTI_SOV_V1, whole genome shotgun sequence genomic window:
- the LOC110785762 gene encoding aspartokinase 1, chloroplastic isoform X2, protein MASSMHFHGVKAGVNPRLLPSLPFLGNFKLGTSFCCSQETRFKDSSMAIANKKRSFTVNCLKVEERHQQNAEAIANIDEQKFTVVMKFGGSSVASAERMREVADLILSFPEENPVIVLSAMGKTTNNLLNAGEKAVSCGASKASDIPELSVIKDLHFRTVAELGIDISVISSHLDELEQLLKGIAMMKELTLRTKDYLVSFGESMSTRIFAAYMNKIGAKARQYDAFDIGFITTDDFTNADILEATYPALSKRFYDDWAADPAIPIVTGFLGKGCKSCAITTLGRGGSDLTATTIGKALGLREIQVWKDVDGVLTCDPTIYPRAQPVPYLTFDEAAELAYFGAQVLHPQSMRPAREGDVPVRVKNSYNPKAPGTLINRTRDMSEVLLTSIVLKRNVTMLDIVSTRMLGQFGFLAKVFSIFEDLGISVDVVATSEVSISLTLDPSKLWSRELIQQELDRVVEELENIAVVNLLQNRSIISLIGNVQYSSLILEKAFHVLRTNNVNVQMISQGASKVNISLIVNDDEAEKCVKALHYAFFESEDVPQMHLSAASATTGNGSAVRLDN, encoded by the exons ATGGCGTCTTCGATGCATTTCCATGGCGTTAAGGCGGGTGTGAATCCCAGATTACTCCCATCTTTACCTTTCTTAGGGAACTTCAAATTGGGAACCTCCTTTTGTTGTTCTCAGGAGACTCGATTCAAGGACTCTTCAATGGCGATTGCGAACAAGAAGAGATCATTTACTGTTAATTGTTTGAAGGTGGAGGAGAGACATCAACAAAATGCAGAAGCAATCGCTAATATCGATGAACAGAAATTCACGGTGGTGATGAAGTTCGGTGGATCATCGGTAGCCTCAGCGGAGAGGATGAGGGAAGTTGCTGATCTTATTCTCAGCTTCCCTGAAGAAAATCCCGTTATTGTCCTGTCTGCCATGGGGAAAACCACCAATAATCTCCTCAAT GCCGGAGAAAAGGCTGTTAGTTGTGGGGCTTCTAAGGCCAGCGACATCCCGGAGCTCAGTGTTATCAAGGATCTTCATTTCAGGACAGTGGCCGAGCTTGGCATTGACATTTCTGTTATATCTT CGCATTTAGATGAATTAGAGCAGCTTCTTAAAGGTATTGCAATGATGAAGGAGCTCACCCTACGTACCAAGGATTACCTTGTTTCCTTCGGAGAGTCTATGTCTACCCGAATCTTCGCCGCTTATATGAACAAAATCGGTGCTAAAGCACGCCAA TATGATGCATTTGATATTGGGTTTATTACAACGGATGACTTCACCAATGCGGATATATTGGAAGCAACCTATCCAGCTTTATCCAAGAGATTTTATGATGATTGGGCTGCTGATCCTGCGATTCCCATTGTCACGGGTTTCCTTGGAAAG GGTTGCAAGTCTTGTGCTATTACTACACTGGGCAGGGGTGGCAGCGATTTAACCGCTACAACGATTGGCAAAGCACTGGGCTTAAGAGAAATACAG GTGTGGAAAGATGTTGATGGTGTTTTAACCTGTGACCCAACGATATATCCTCGAGCTCAACCTGTACCATACTTGACATTTGACGAGGCAGCTGAGCTTGCTTATTTTGGGGCACAG GTTTTGCATCCACAATCAATGAGACCTGCTAGGGAGGGTGATGTTCCTGTTAGAGTGAAAAATTCGTACAACCCTAAAGCTCCTGGGACACTAATCAACAGGACACGTGACATGAGTGAG GTTTTACTGACTAGCATAGTGTTAAAAAGGAATGTTACCATGTTGGATATAGTTAGTACTCGCATGCTCGGTCAGTTTGGATTCCTTGCAAAG GTGTTTTCAATATTTGAGGATTTGGGTATTTCTGTGGATGTTGTTGCCACTAGTGAAGTGAGTATATCACTGACATTGGACCCATCAAAGCTTTGGAGCAGAGAACTTATTCAGCAG GAACTAGACCGTGTAGTAGAGGAGCTGGAAAATATTGCAGTTGTGAATTTGCTGCAGAACAGATCAATTATATCTCTGATTGGGAATGTGCAATATTCTTCTTTGATTCTGGAGAAG GCTTTTCATGTACTTCGAACTAACAACGTCAATGTCCAGATGATCTCACAAGGGGCTTCGAAG GTGAACATATCTTTGATAGTAAATGATGATGAAGCAGAAAAATGTGTAAAGGCACTACATTATGCATTTTTCGAGAGTGAAGATGTTCCTCAAATGCATCTCAGTGCTGCAAGTGCAACAACTGGAAATGGGTCAGCAGTTCGCTTAGATAACTGA
- the LOC110785762 gene encoding aspartokinase 1, chloroplastic isoform X1 codes for MASSMHFHGVKAGVNPRLLPSLPFLGNFKLGTSFCCSQETRFKDSSMAIANKKRSFTVNCLKVEERHQQNAEAIANIDEQKFTVVMKFGGSSVASAERMREVADLILSFPEENPVIVLSAMGKTTNNLLNAGEKAVSCGASKASDIPELSVIKDLHFRTVAELGIDISVISSHLDELEQLLKGIAMMKELTLRTKDYLVSFGESMSTRIFAAYMNKIGAKARQYDAFDIGFITTDDFTNADILEATYPALSKRFYDDWAADPAIPIVTGFLGKGCKSCAITTLGRGGSDLTATTIGKALGLREIQVWKDVDGVLTCDPTIYPRAQPVPYLTFDEAAELAYFGAQVLHPQSMRPAREGDVPVRVKNSYNPKAPGTLINRTRDMSEVLLTSIVLKRNVTMLDIVSTRMLGQFGFLAKVFSIFEDLGISVDVVATSEVSISLTLDPSKLWSRELIQQARELDRVVEELENIAVVNLLQNRSIISLIGNVQYSSLILEKAFHVLRTNNVNVQMISQGASKVNISLIVNDDEAEKCVKALHYAFFESEDVPQMHLSAASATTGNGSAVRLDN; via the exons ATGGCGTCTTCGATGCATTTCCATGGCGTTAAGGCGGGTGTGAATCCCAGATTACTCCCATCTTTACCTTTCTTAGGGAACTTCAAATTGGGAACCTCCTTTTGTTGTTCTCAGGAGACTCGATTCAAGGACTCTTCAATGGCGATTGCGAACAAGAAGAGATCATTTACTGTTAATTGTTTGAAGGTGGAGGAGAGACATCAACAAAATGCAGAAGCAATCGCTAATATCGATGAACAGAAATTCACGGTGGTGATGAAGTTCGGTGGATCATCGGTAGCCTCAGCGGAGAGGATGAGGGAAGTTGCTGATCTTATTCTCAGCTTCCCTGAAGAAAATCCCGTTATTGTCCTGTCTGCCATGGGGAAAACCACCAATAATCTCCTCAAT GCCGGAGAAAAGGCTGTTAGTTGTGGGGCTTCTAAGGCCAGCGACATCCCGGAGCTCAGTGTTATCAAGGATCTTCATTTCAGGACAGTGGCCGAGCTTGGCATTGACATTTCTGTTATATCTT CGCATTTAGATGAATTAGAGCAGCTTCTTAAAGGTATTGCAATGATGAAGGAGCTCACCCTACGTACCAAGGATTACCTTGTTTCCTTCGGAGAGTCTATGTCTACCCGAATCTTCGCCGCTTATATGAACAAAATCGGTGCTAAAGCACGCCAA TATGATGCATTTGATATTGGGTTTATTACAACGGATGACTTCACCAATGCGGATATATTGGAAGCAACCTATCCAGCTTTATCCAAGAGATTTTATGATGATTGGGCTGCTGATCCTGCGATTCCCATTGTCACGGGTTTCCTTGGAAAG GGTTGCAAGTCTTGTGCTATTACTACACTGGGCAGGGGTGGCAGCGATTTAACCGCTACAACGATTGGCAAAGCACTGGGCTTAAGAGAAATACAG GTGTGGAAAGATGTTGATGGTGTTTTAACCTGTGACCCAACGATATATCCTCGAGCTCAACCTGTACCATACTTGACATTTGACGAGGCAGCTGAGCTTGCTTATTTTGGGGCACAG GTTTTGCATCCACAATCAATGAGACCTGCTAGGGAGGGTGATGTTCCTGTTAGAGTGAAAAATTCGTACAACCCTAAAGCTCCTGGGACACTAATCAACAGGACACGTGACATGAGTGAG GTTTTACTGACTAGCATAGTGTTAAAAAGGAATGTTACCATGTTGGATATAGTTAGTACTCGCATGCTCGGTCAGTTTGGATTCCTTGCAAAG GTGTTTTCAATATTTGAGGATTTGGGTATTTCTGTGGATGTTGTTGCCACTAGTGAAGTGAGTATATCACTGACATTGGACCCATCAAAGCTTTGGAGCAGAGAACTTATTCAGCAGGCAAGA GAACTAGACCGTGTAGTAGAGGAGCTGGAAAATATTGCAGTTGTGAATTTGCTGCAGAACAGATCAATTATATCTCTGATTGGGAATGTGCAATATTCTTCTTTGATTCTGGAGAAG GCTTTTCATGTACTTCGAACTAACAACGTCAATGTCCAGATGATCTCACAAGGGGCTTCGAAG GTGAACATATCTTTGATAGTAAATGATGATGAAGCAGAAAAATGTGTAAAGGCACTACATTATGCATTTTTCGAGAGTGAAGATGTTCCTCAAATGCATCTCAGTGCTGCAAGTGCAACAACTGGAAATGGGTCAGCAGTTCGCTTAGATAACTGA
- the LOC110785766 gene encoding inactive leucine-rich repeat receptor-like protein kinase CORYNE isoform X1: protein MDKLNYLNLLLLISLIVVPCHGFMTKHTLMESESSPPAPDLKIEVKRVALSIFSGLISGFFAAILVTAIIRGFVVFINRAPILKGPVVFSPKIDPKTLRLALDNENHLLGSSPNGAYYRTALDNGLNIAVKSLEPFEIGSPETHNKGLKRKLQQELQVLAGVRHRHLMSLRAYVRESDRFSLVYDYMPTGSLEDAMNKVRLNHLQMGWDVRLRIAVGIIKALKFLHFECNPYILHYNLKPTNVMLDVEFEPKLADCGLANLMPKLYSSPNGYRAPESSQNGRYTDKSDVFSFGVILGVLLTGLDPLDPLLGEASSGGSLGRWLQHLQQAGEAQQALDKSILGQEVEEEEMLMAVRIAVVCMSDLPEDRPSSDELVPMLSRLHSF from the exons atGGATAAATTGAATTATCTTAATTTGCTGCTCTTGATTTCACTAATTGTTGTACCCTGCCATGGATTTATGACTAAGCACACGTTAATGGAGTCGGAATCCTCACCGCCTGCCCctgatttgaaaattgaagtgaAAAGGGTTGCGCTTAGCATTTTCTCTGGTCTAATTTCTGGGTTTTTTGCTGCTATTCTTGTTACTGCTATCATTAGAGGATTTGTCGTATTTATCAACAGAGCTCCAATCCTCAAAGGCCCTGTTGTTTTCTCCCCTAAAATCGACCCCAAAACACTTCGTTTAGCTCTTGATAATGAAAATCACCTCTTAGGTTCTAGCCCTAATGGAGCTTACTATAGAACTGCGCTTGACAATGGCCTAAATATCGCTGTAAAGAGTCTTGAGCCCTTTGAAATTGGCTCCCCAGAAACTCACAACAAGGGCTTAAAGAGGAAATTACAGCAAGAGCTTCAGGTTCTTGCTGGAGTAAGACATAGGCATTTGATGAGCTTGAGGGCTTACGTCCGCGAATCTGATCGTTTCAGCTTAGTTTACGATTATATGCCCACTGGGAGTCTTGAAGATGCTATGAATAAAGTCCGTCTCAATCATTTGCAAATGGGTTGGGATGTTAGGCTTCGGATTGCTGTGGGGATTATTAAGGCACTCAAGTTCCTTCATTTTGAATGCAATCCATACATATTGCATTACAATCTTAAGCCTACTAATGTGATGTTAGATGTGGAGTTCGAACCCAAGCTTGCAGATTGTGGGCTAGCCAATCTTATGCCTAAATTGTATAGTTCACCAAATGGCTATAGAGCTCCTGAGTCCTCTCAAAACGGCAG ATATACAGATAAGAGTGATGTCTTCAGCTTTGGAGTCATACTTGGGGTACTTTTGACTGGTCTAGACCCTTTAGATCCTCTTTTGGGCGAAGCGTCTAGTGGGGGAAGTTTAGGCAGGTGGCTGCAGCATTTGCAGCAAGCAGGAGAAGCTCAGCAGGCCTTGGATAAAAGTATACTTGGGCAAGAGGTTGAGGAAGAAGAGATGCTTATGGCAGTTAGAATTGCAGTTGTTTGCATGTCAGATCTCCCTGAAGATCGTCCTTCCAGTGATGAACTTGTCCCAATGCTTTCTCGTCTTCACAGTTTTTGA
- the LOC110785766 gene encoding inactive leucine-rich repeat receptor-like protein kinase CORYNE isoform X2 codes for MESESSPPAPDLKIEVKRVALSIFSGLISGFFAAILVTAIIRGFVVFINRAPILKGPVVFSPKIDPKTLRLALDNENHLLGSSPNGAYYRTALDNGLNIAVKSLEPFEIGSPETHNKGLKRKLQQELQVLAGVRHRHLMSLRAYVRESDRFSLVYDYMPTGSLEDAMNKVRLNHLQMGWDVRLRIAVGIIKALKFLHFECNPYILHYNLKPTNVMLDVEFEPKLADCGLANLMPKLYSSPNGYRAPESSQNGRYTDKSDVFSFGVILGVLLTGLDPLDPLLGEASSGGSLGRWLQHLQQAGEAQQALDKSILGQEVEEEEMLMAVRIAVVCMSDLPEDRPSSDELVPMLSRLHSF; via the exons ATGGAGTCGGAATCCTCACCGCCTGCCCctgatttgaaaattgaagtgaAAAGGGTTGCGCTTAGCATTTTCTCTGGTCTAATTTCTGGGTTTTTTGCTGCTATTCTTGTTACTGCTATCATTAGAGGATTTGTCGTATTTATCAACAGAGCTCCAATCCTCAAAGGCCCTGTTGTTTTCTCCCCTAAAATCGACCCCAAAACACTTCGTTTAGCTCTTGATAATGAAAATCACCTCTTAGGTTCTAGCCCTAATGGAGCTTACTATAGAACTGCGCTTGACAATGGCCTAAATATCGCTGTAAAGAGTCTTGAGCCCTTTGAAATTGGCTCCCCAGAAACTCACAACAAGGGCTTAAAGAGGAAATTACAGCAAGAGCTTCAGGTTCTTGCTGGAGTAAGACATAGGCATTTGATGAGCTTGAGGGCTTACGTCCGCGAATCTGATCGTTTCAGCTTAGTTTACGATTATATGCCCACTGGGAGTCTTGAAGATGCTATGAATAAAGTCCGTCTCAATCATTTGCAAATGGGTTGGGATGTTAGGCTTCGGATTGCTGTGGGGATTATTAAGGCACTCAAGTTCCTTCATTTTGAATGCAATCCATACATATTGCATTACAATCTTAAGCCTACTAATGTGATGTTAGATGTGGAGTTCGAACCCAAGCTTGCAGATTGTGGGCTAGCCAATCTTATGCCTAAATTGTATAGTTCACCAAATGGCTATAGAGCTCCTGAGTCCTCTCAAAACGGCAG ATATACAGATAAGAGTGATGTCTTCAGCTTTGGAGTCATACTTGGGGTACTTTTGACTGGTCTAGACCCTTTAGATCCTCTTTTGGGCGAAGCGTCTAGTGGGGGAAGTTTAGGCAGGTGGCTGCAGCATTTGCAGCAAGCAGGAGAAGCTCAGCAGGCCTTGGATAAAAGTATACTTGGGCAAGAGGTTGAGGAAGAAGAGATGCTTATGGCAGTTAGAATTGCAGTTGTTTGCATGTCAGATCTCCCTGAAGATCGTCCTTCCAGTGATGAACTTGTCCCAATGCTTTCTCGTCTTCACAGTTTTTGA
- the LOC110785769 gene encoding glutamate receptor 2.5 has translation MRASSINNISSLILILILILVNWNASVSKGQNTPPPANQTTTTESEAPPPANQTATTTTTTTTTTTTRGRTLRIAVPVSTYTELVSITNDPITQEQRIGGFSVEVFQAVVNTALSDRFEYKLYPFAKADGTFNGSFDDMLKAVSNQEYDGAVGDTTIRYDRSQWVDFTLPYSDTGITMMVSTNPKSNKNTGIKLMPLIKGLVSAALAFCFISALIFWFVEFRNDKTRQSQTPLGNLPGQRANNDDFWRRETLRAITHTRLVIVMCFLVLLFLTSCYAASLTSLLTAQRKRGPIRTIDELIRRKENVGNQKGSFVPRLLIQRGFSESQIHTYDTEQDMVDMLSKGTVAAVIDETPYLKVFLSKNCNKGYNLVPSFDLHAEGFGFAFQKGSSLVQEISSGILKLLDNGQLSTIQQRTIGGLDACENEPDNSNLDTNLLDFDTLWILFAGAIGVVILVIILYMVYLGTTCDTTRRRVAFPCYLLPNYQERKN, from the exons ATGAGAGCTTCCTCCATTAATAATATATCATCCCTGATACTGATACTGATACTAATCCTAGTTAATTGGAATGCTTCCGTGTCAAAGGGTCAGAATACACCGCCACCGGCAAATCAAACGACTACAACTGAGTCTGAGGCACCGCCACCAGCAAACcaaacagcaacaacaacaacaacaacaacaacaacaaccaccacCCGAGGCAGGACACTAAGGATTGCAGTTCCAGTGAGTACCTATACAGAGTTAGTGAGCATCACCAATGATCCTATCACTCAGGAACAGCGCATTGGTGGTTTTTCAGTTGAAGTCTTTCAGGCTGTCGTGAATACAGCTTTAAGCGACCGCTTTGAATATAAACTTTATCCTTTTGCTAAGGCCGATGGAACCTTTAACGGAAGCTTTGATGACATGCTTAAAGCAGTCTCTAATCAG GAATATGATGGGGCAGTGGGAGATACGACAATCAGATATGATAGGTCACAGTGGGTTGATTTTACACTTCCTTATTCAGACACTGGAATAACAATGATGGTTTCTACAAACCCCAAGTCCAACAAAAACACCGGGATCAAATTGATGCCTCTGATCAAGGGTTTGGTTTCTGCTGCTCTTGCCTTTTGTTTTATTAGTGCCCTCATCTTTTGGTTTGTGGAATTTAGAAATGATAAAACTAGACAATCACAGACACCATTAGGTAACCTACCAGGACAACGTGCAAATAACGATGATTTCTGGCGGA GGGAAACACTGAGAGCAATAACACATACAAGGCTTGTGATTGTAATGTGCTTTCTAGTATTGTTGTTCTTGACATCCTGTTATGCTGCAAGCTTGACTTCATTACTGACAGCGCAACGGAAAAGAGGCCCAATCAGAACAATAGATGAACTCAttagaagaaaagaaaatgtgGGGAATCAAAAAGGATCCTTTGTCCCTCGTTTGCTCATTCAAAGAGGGTTTTCAGAAAGTCAAATACATACTTATGATACAGAACAGGATATGGTTGACATGTTGTCTAAGGGAACCGTTGCTGCTGTTATTGATGAAACCCCATATCTCAAAGTTTTCCTCTCTAAGAACTGCAATAAGGGCTATAATCTTGTCCCTTCCTTCGATCTCCATGCAGAGGGATTTGGCTTT GCTTTCCAGAAAGGATCTAGCTTGGTACAGGAAATTTCAAGTGGGATATTGAAATTGTTGGACAACGGTCAATTGTCAACAATTCAACAGAGAACAATCGGTGGTCTAGACGCATGTGAAAATGAACCAGATAATAGTAACCTTGATACAAATCTATTGGACTTCGATACTCTGTGGATTTTGTTTGCTGGGGCAATAGGTGTTGTAATTTTGGTGATCATATTGTATATGGTCTACTTAGGAACCACATGTGACACTACTAGAAGGAGAGTTGCCTTTCCATGTTACCTACTGCCAAATTACCAAGAAAGGAAGAACTAG